One Dietzia sp. JS16-p6b genomic window carries:
- a CDS encoding TetR/AcrR family transcriptional regulator produces the protein MTSARSTKPGPRERLLATSTRLFSTDGIRAVGIDRILREAKVAKASLYNTYGSKDELVVAYLRAMAERDRALWQRRADAAPDSRGRILALFDLVRERVEPATPGSCHLAAAIEFPSPCTDGERAIREAVTDQRAWIASTLRSELAGMGLEDPDNIADLADRLAILHDGSVTAAMLGEVETSAMTARSMAELILGMVTEPS, from the coding sequence GTGACGAGCGCACGGTCGACCAAGCCCGGACCGCGGGAGCGGCTCCTGGCCACGTCGACTCGTCTGTTCTCCACCGACGGGATCCGGGCGGTCGGCATCGACCGCATCCTCAGAGAGGCCAAGGTCGCCAAGGCCAGCCTCTACAACACCTACGGCTCCAAGGACGAGCTGGTCGTGGCGTACCTCAGAGCCATGGCCGAGCGGGACCGCGCCCTGTGGCAGCGTCGGGCGGACGCCGCGCCCGACTCGCGGGGGCGCATCCTCGCCCTGTTCGACCTCGTCCGCGAGCGCGTGGAGCCCGCGACCCCCGGGTCGTGCCACCTCGCCGCCGCCATCGAGTTCCCCAGCCCCTGCACCGACGGTGAGCGGGCCATCCGGGAGGCGGTGACCGACCAGCGGGCGTGGATCGCGTCCACCCTCCGCTCCGAGCTCGCCGGCATGGGGCTCGAAGACCCCGACAACATCGCCGACCTGGCCGACCGGTTGGCGATCCTCCATGACGGCTCCGTCACGGCGGCGATGCTCGGCGAGGTGGAGACCTCGGCGATGACGGCCCGCAGCATGGCCGAGCTCATCCTGGGGATGGTCACGGAACCGTCGTGA
- a CDS encoding GlsB/YeaQ/YmgE family stress response membrane protein produces the protein MLWSIISWIIVGGLAGWIASMIMGKNAQMGLVANVLAGVVGAFVVGLLVSLVSEGGGMPEAFSIWGFVAAIVGACLVIWLVSLVRGRGRTRV, from the coding sequence ATGCTGTGGAGCATCATCTCCTGGATCATCGTCGGTGGCCTCGCAGGCTGGATCGCCTCCATGATCATGGGCAAGAACGCCCAGATGGGCCTGGTCGCCAACGTCCTCGCAGGTGTGGTCGGCGCGTTCGTCGTCGGCCTCCTCGTCTCTCTCGTCAGCGAGGGCGGCGGGATGCCGGAGGCCTTCTCGATCTGGGGCTTCGTCGCCGCGATCGTGGGCGCCTGCCTGGTCATCTGGCTCGTATCCCTGGTCAGGGGCCGCGGACGCACCCGCGTCTGA
- a CDS encoding universal stress protein, translating into MASLENSVVVGIDGSAASTGAVAYAANTAATRRAPLVLVTSYTMPAAMFAEGMVPPQPVYDELEKECLPIVEQARATALKVAPEIEVSHAIVEGNPSQVLIDYSHKAKMVVLGSRGLGGIKGMVLGSVSASVASHAFCPVVVTREDTDDLDRTGPVVVGVDGSEVSAKATSWAFAEASARGATLVAVHTWMDPQVQAAAAGIALTDDDWRQLEEQQLETLSERLAGFSDRYPDVRIERVVTRDRAVRALVEQAEDAQLVVVGSHGRGGFTGMVLGSTSRALLQASPCPVMVVRPESHS; encoded by the coding sequence ATGGCTTCACTCGAGAATTCCGTGGTCGTCGGCATCGACGGTTCGGCCGCCTCGACAGGCGCCGTCGCGTACGCGGCCAACACCGCCGCGACCCGGCGGGCCCCGCTCGTGCTGGTCACCAGCTACACGATGCCGGCCGCCATGTTCGCCGAGGGCATGGTCCCGCCCCAACCCGTCTACGACGAGCTGGAGAAGGAGTGCCTGCCGATCGTCGAGCAGGCCAGGGCCACCGCCCTCAAGGTCGCCCCGGAGATCGAGGTCTCGCACGCGATCGTCGAGGGCAACCCCTCACAGGTCCTCATCGACTACTCCCACAAGGCCAAGATGGTCGTCCTGGGCTCGCGCGGCCTCGGTGGGATCAAGGGGATGGTCCTCGGCTCGGTCTCGGCATCGGTGGCCAGCCACGCGTTCTGCCCGGTCGTGGTGACCCGGGAGGACACCGACGACCTCGACCGGACCGGACCCGTCGTGGTGGGCGTCGACGGGTCCGAGGTCAGCGCCAAGGCCACCTCGTGGGCCTTCGCCGAGGCCTCCGCGCGTGGCGCCACGCTGGTCGCGGTGCACACCTGGATGGATCCGCAGGTCCAGGCGGCGGCCGCCGGGATCGCGCTGACCGACGACGACTGGCGGCAACTCGAGGAACAGCAGTTGGAGACCCTGTCCGAGCGGCTCGCCGGGTTCTCGGACCGCTACCCCGATGTGCGGATCGAGCGGGTCGTCACCCGCGATCGCGCGGTCCGGGCACTCGTGGAGCAGGCCGAGGACGCCCAGCTCGTCGTCGTCGGATCCCACGGTCGGGGCGGGTTCACCGGCATGGTCCTCGGCTCGACCAGCCGGGCGCTGCTGCAGGCGTCGCCCTGCCCTGTGATGGTCGTCCGTCCGGAGTCGCACTCGTGA
- a CDS encoding ABC transporter ATP-binding protein: MTTQAETHHRAEGADLAAVATDLVMTYGEGETEVRALDHVSASFERGRFTAIMGPSGSGKSTLMHCMAGLDRPTSGSVRVGETEIVGLADKELTALRRDRIGFVFQSFNLVPTLTAEENITLPQDIAGHSIDREWFDEVIGRLGIADRLSHRPSELSGGQQQRVACARALVGRPDILFGDEPTGNLDSTSSAEVLSILRSAADDFQQTVVIVTHDPRAATYADRVLLLADGKVVRELSHPTSDEILAAMGALEEG, from the coding sequence ATGACCACGCAGGCCGAGACCCATCACCGGGCGGAAGGGGCGGACCTCGCCGCCGTCGCCACCGACCTCGTCATGACCTACGGCGAGGGCGAGACCGAGGTCCGCGCGCTCGACCACGTCAGCGCCTCGTTCGAGCGCGGACGGTTCACCGCGATCATGGGGCCGTCCGGGTCGGGCAAGTCCACGCTGATGCACTGCATGGCCGGGCTGGACCGGCCGACCTCGGGGTCGGTCCGGGTCGGCGAGACCGAGATCGTGGGCCTGGCGGACAAGGAACTGACCGCGCTGCGCCGCGACCGGATCGGATTCGTGTTCCAGTCCTTCAACCTGGTCCCCACCCTGACCGCCGAGGAGAACATCACACTCCCCCAGGACATCGCGGGCCACTCGATCGACCGGGAGTGGTTCGACGAGGTCATCGGGAGGCTGGGGATCGCCGACCGGCTGTCACACCGCCCCTCGGAGCTGTCCGGTGGGCAGCAACAGCGCGTCGCCTGCGCCCGGGCCCTGGTGGGACGACCGGACATCCTGTTCGGTGACGAGCCCACCGGAAACCTCGACTCCACCTCGTCGGCGGAGGTGCTGTCGATCCTGCGCAGCGCGGCGGACGATTTCCAACAGACCGTCGTGATCGTCACCCATGACCCGCGCGCCGCGACCTACGCCGACCGCGTCCTGTTGCTCGCCGACGGCAAGGTCGTGCGTGAGCTCTCCCACCCCACCTCCGATGAGATCCTGGCGGCCATGGGCGCGCTCGAGGAGGGGTGA
- a CDS encoding DUF2020 domain-containing protein translates to MRIATTTFLAPMAVVLLGVSAGCGGGDGDPAPEMGTIRTAPPETSEPEIPQVEPVTREQCPYLSVDEASRLNGELATDVRIDDRVDPAACFFYGADGAVQLTTTVYSVASEERATELVDDSAPVGESERSDVEGGWTGGRTGGPGGALVVLARGTQVLAVQSTQEQSVKVQRVAELVAPRIAD, encoded by the coding sequence ATGCGTATCGCCACCACGACTTTCCTCGCCCCCATGGCCGTCGTCCTGCTCGGTGTGTCGGCGGGGTGCGGCGGTGGCGACGGCGATCCGGCACCGGAGATGGGGACCATCCGGACCGCGCCGCCGGAGACCAGCGAGCCGGAGATCCCCCAGGTCGAGCCCGTGACTCGTGAGCAGTGCCCGTACCTGTCCGTCGACGAGGCGTCGAGGCTCAACGGCGAGCTGGCCACCGACGTGCGGATCGATGACCGTGTCGACCCCGCCGCCTGCTTCTTCTACGGCGCGGACGGGGCGGTCCAGCTCACGACGACCGTGTATTCGGTCGCGTCCGAGGAGCGGGCCACCGAGCTGGTGGACGACTCGGCCCCCGTCGGTGAGTCCGAGCGCTCGGACGTCGAGGGAGGATGGACCGGCGGACGCACCGGTGGTCCGGGAGGCGCCCTGGTGGTCCTGGCCCGAGGCACTCAGGTCCTGGCGGTGCAGTCCACGCAGGAGCAGTCGGTCAAGGTGCAGCGGGTGGCCGAACTCGTCGCGCCCCGCATAGCCGACTGA
- a CDS encoding class E sortase, giving the protein MGEVLLTLGVVLALFVVYQVWWTDLDAARAQSAADADLDRRWDTTDNPRMRGGVSGDGDPALSGLADGTAFARLYIPAFGADYRFAVVSGTSDAALEAGPGHYTGTQGPGEPGNFAVAGHRVGRGSPFNDLDALRSCDALVYATADRWLIYRVLPVDAPDPVAAREQAAECLPMDLADRATSGRYEGLSGMSVVRPEDVWVIDAVPGRAEPPSPELLPLTTLTTCHPQFSAAERLVVHAVLERSEPRVAGEAPVELGGR; this is encoded by the coding sequence ATGGGAGAGGTGCTGCTGACGCTCGGCGTCGTGCTGGCACTGTTCGTGGTCTACCAGGTGTGGTGGACAGACCTGGACGCGGCGCGTGCCCAGTCCGCCGCCGACGCCGACCTGGACCGGCGGTGGGACACGACGGACAACCCACGGATGCGCGGCGGGGTCTCCGGGGACGGGGACCCCGCACTGTCCGGCCTCGCGGACGGGACCGCCTTCGCGCGCCTGTACATTCCGGCGTTCGGCGCGGACTACCGGTTCGCCGTGGTCTCCGGGACCAGCGACGCGGCTCTGGAGGCCGGGCCCGGGCACTACACCGGGACACAGGGCCCGGGGGAACCGGGCAACTTCGCCGTCGCCGGTCACCGGGTGGGCCGCGGCTCGCCGTTCAACGATCTCGACGCCCTGCGCTCGTGCGACGCCCTGGTGTACGCCACCGCGGACCGGTGGCTGATCTACCGCGTGCTGCCCGTCGACGCCCCCGATCCGGTCGCGGCCCGCGAGCAGGCGGCCGAATGCCTGCCGATGGACCTCGCCGATCGCGCGACGTCAGGGAGATACGAGGGGTTGTCCGGGATGTCGGTCGTCCGACCGGAGGACGTGTGGGTGATCGACGCGGTGCCCGGACGCGCCGAGCCACCCTCCCCCGAGCTGCTGCCGCTGACGACGCTCACCACGTGCCATCCGCAGTTCTCGGCCGCGGAGCGGCTCGTCGTGCACGCCGTGCTCGAACGCAGTGAGCCGCGGGTGGCCGGCGAGGCCCCCGTCGAGTTGGGGGGCCGGTGA
- a CDS encoding GNAT family N-acetyltransferase has translation MSAGEDVRVRRDPAAGRFEIVVDGVVAGFADYSDADGVRTFPHTVVDPEFGGRGLAGRMIGEALETTRDEGLRVRPACAFVERYLQKHPEAADLA, from the coding sequence GTGAGCGCCGGCGAGGACGTCCGGGTGAGGCGCGACCCCGCCGCCGGCCGCTTCGAGATCGTGGTCGACGGCGTGGTCGCGGGCTTCGCCGACTACAGCGACGCGGACGGCGTCAGAACGTTTCCGCACACGGTGGTCGATCCCGAATTCGGTGGGCGCGGCCTGGCCGGCCGGATGATCGGGGAGGCACTGGAGACCACCCGCGACGAGGGACTGCGCGTTCGGCCCGCCTGCGCGTTCGTCGAGCGATACCTCCAGAAGCACCCAGAAGCGGCGGATCTGGCCTGA
- a CDS encoding TetR family transcriptional regulator — protein sequence MPGPSTNGQGADRVGSRRRALRETISSVALDLALERGLDAVTVDQIAKAANVSRRTFFNYFPSKAAACIPDAFPPDRDAVRLFLTDRSVSTLTALTRLLWLQVSMARRETPLFNRFHDMWRQEPGIRTEVYAILSRTEKELAALVARREGREPGSVEAATVAAASIAIVRVAVEQWRTDESPTLLEDRIRESFDAVIRATEIVPGET from the coding sequence ATGCCCGGCCCATCCACGAACGGACAGGGCGCCGATCGCGTCGGGAGCCGCCGCCGCGCACTGCGCGAGACCATCTCGTCCGTCGCATTGGACCTCGCCCTCGAACGAGGACTCGACGCGGTGACCGTGGACCAGATCGCCAAGGCCGCCAACGTGTCCCGCCGCACGTTCTTCAACTACTTCCCGTCCAAGGCCGCCGCGTGCATTCCGGATGCCTTCCCGCCGGACCGGGATGCCGTGCGCCTGTTCCTCACCGACCGGTCCGTGTCCACGCTGACCGCACTCACCCGCCTGCTGTGGCTGCAGGTCTCCATGGCCCGGCGGGAGACCCCTCTGTTCAACCGGTTCCACGACATGTGGCGGCAGGAGCCGGGAATCCGCACCGAGGTGTACGCGATCCTCTCGCGGACCGAGAAGGAACTGGCCGCGCTGGTGGCCCGCAGAGAAGGCCGCGAGCCCGGCTCCGTCGAGGCCGCCACCGTCGCGGCGGCCTCGATCGCGATCGTCCGGGTGGCTGTCGAACAGTGGCGCACCGATGAGTCTCCGACCCTCCTGGAGGATCGGATCCGAGAGTCGTTCGACGCGGTCATCCGCGCGACCGAGATCGTGCCCGGCGAGACCTGA
- a CDS encoding pseudouridine synthase has product MTNSGRPRRPLPLRDGVDPVRIRLADPGRGPRSIPEELRRRFPDRLDELEAALAGGQVVTADGEAVTETTRRRRGMDVWTYRTPEPEVEVPFGIEVLHTDDRLVVVDKPHFLATTPRAGHVTQTALVRLRRDLGVEDLAPAHRLDRLTAGVLVFTVDPAFRAAYQDLFAARRVAKTYLAVAPAPDGTPGVRERSSRIVKTRGVLQAAEVDGPPDAHTRITLLDVREPGRGEPGTPLGLYRLEPTTGRTHQLRVHMNALGTPILGDDLYPRVRTITPGDFSRPLQLLAESLEFTDPVSGAARRFRTRRSLDGWPSGRSPAQDRGHPPSAPAPNSCML; this is encoded by the coding sequence ATGACGAATTCCGGACGTCCGCGGAGGCCGCTGCCGTTGCGTGACGGCGTGGACCCGGTCCGGATCAGGCTCGCCGACCCCGGTCGGGGGCCCCGCAGCATCCCCGAGGAACTGCGCCGGAGGTTCCCCGACCGTCTCGACGAGCTCGAGGCGGCCCTCGCCGGCGGGCAGGTGGTGACCGCCGACGGTGAGGCCGTCACCGAGACCACCCGACGGCGCCGCGGGATGGACGTGTGGACCTACCGGACACCCGAGCCGGAGGTCGAGGTGCCCTTCGGGATCGAGGTCCTGCACACCGACGACCGCCTCGTCGTCGTCGACAAACCGCACTTCCTCGCCACCACCCCCCGCGCGGGGCACGTCACCCAGACGGCGCTGGTGCGGCTCCGCCGCGACCTCGGGGTGGAGGACCTGGCGCCGGCGCATCGCCTCGACAGGCTCACCGCCGGGGTCCTGGTGTTCACCGTCGACCCCGCGTTCCGGGCCGCCTATCAGGACCTCTTCGCCGCCCGGCGGGTCGCCAAGACCTATCTGGCCGTGGCCCCGGCCCCGGACGGGACGCCGGGCGTCCGGGAACGCTCGAGCCGGATCGTCAAGACACGCGGGGTGCTGCAGGCCGCCGAGGTGGACGGTCCGCCGGACGCCCACACCCGGATCACCCTGCTCGACGTCCGTGAGCCCGGGCGGGGGGAGCCGGGCACACCGCTCGGCCTGTACCGCCTCGAGCCCACCACCGGACGCACGCACCAACTGCGGGTGCACATGAACGCACTCGGGACACCGATCCTCGGCGACGACCTGTACCCGCGGGTGCGGACCATCACCCCCGGTGATTTCTCCCGGCCCCTGCAGTTGCTCGCGGAGTCGCTCGAGTTCACCGATCCCGTCTCCGGGGCCGCTCGCCGATTCCGGACCCGGAGATCGCTCGACGGGTGGCCGTCGGGGAGGTCCCCGGCGCAAGATCGGGGCCATCCCCCATCGGCACCCGCTCCGAACTCCTGCATGCTTTAG